In one window of Miscanthus floridulus cultivar M001 chromosome 12, ASM1932011v1, whole genome shotgun sequence DNA:
- the LOC136497559 gene encoding uncharacterized protein yields the protein MDKLLQFGRKVWFIVRVMSGHEERRIRSYRLQLQKRLEMAQARKEELRKQPEQVILSEVRQVVQQMQALNQHLDEAEAAIDEYFKPIDKNAKIIADLQLEKEEKQTKEMAKVMQEQIKMQREITMKRAEAASVKSNDTKVGEKVAEIPPK from the exons ATGGACAAGTTGTTGCAATTCGGGCGGAAGGTATGGTTCATCGTGCGGGTGATGTCTGGTCACGAGGAGAGGAGGATCCGGTCCTACAGGCTGCAGCTGCAGAAGCGCCTCGAGATG GCACAAGCTAGAAAGGAGGAGCTGCGGAAACAGCCAGAACAAGTTATCTTATCGGAGGTTCGTCAAGTGGTTCAGCAGATGCAAGCTCTAAATCAGCACCTTGACGAAGCT GAAGCTGCTATAGATGAATATTTTAAACCAATTGACAAGAATGCTAAAATCATAGCGGATCTGCAGttggagaaagaggaaaagcaaacGAAGGAGATGGCAAAAGTTATGCAGGAACAAATAAAAATGCAAAGAGAAATCACAATGAAAAGAGCTGAGGCTGCAAGCGTCAAGTCTAATGATACTAAAGTGGGTGAAAAAGTGGCTGAAATCCCACCGAAATAA